A genome region from Nocardioides cynanchi includes the following:
- a CDS encoding MmcQ/YjbR family DNA-binding protein — protein MPCEISDARDLVGQLDAVTVTELGRYTKLEVEGRTFGYLWEPTATVGLKQTIAEQVALVTERPRVFEKQFTAYGFGWVVVHLEGVERDELAELVFEAWRLSAPAAVRDERGERLPV, from the coding sequence ATGCCGTGCGAGATCAGTGACGCGCGCGACCTGGTCGGACAGCTCGACGCGGTCACCGTGACCGAGCTGGGGCGCTACACGAAGCTCGAGGTGGAGGGCCGCACGTTCGGCTACCTCTGGGAGCCGACGGCCACGGTCGGTCTCAAGCAGACCATCGCCGAGCAGGTCGCCCTGGTCACCGAGCGGCCGCGGGTCTTCGAGAAGCAGTTCACCGCCTACGGCTTCGGCTGGGTGGTCGTGCATCTCGAGGGTGTCGAGCGCGACGAGCTGGCGGAGCTGGTCTTCGAGGCGTGGCGCCTGTCCGCACCGGCCGCGGTCCGCGACGAGCGGGGCGAGCGGCTGCCGGTGTAG
- a CDS encoding class I SAM-dependent RNA methyltransferase has product MTRRTSRRPRARAARGASRVGERIEVEVGPVAHGGHCVARVPAEAPAGDEPARDRVVFVRHALPGERVVVEVTEGSDGDSFWRADAVEVLEASPDRVPPPCPHAHPGGCGGCDFQHVAPAAQRDLKAAVVREQLSRLARIDREVEVEVVPPTLRWRTRMRYVELPDGRRGLHEHRSDRVVEIDDCLIDAGGQEPDGGDPTLETVATSYGTHQFSLAPEGFWQSHLEAPRVLVETVMRGLRPAPGERVLDLYAGVGLFAAFLSDAVGPTGKVVAVEGAREACRHAGANLGRDQVRSPTTVEHGTVERVLSTSYDEPFDLVVLDPPREGARRAVVEQIVDRAPRAVAYVACDPAALARDLATFAELGYPLRDLTAFDLFPMTHHIECVAVLERELRSPVHR; this is encoded by the coding sequence ATGACCAGGCGGACATCGCGCCGCCCGCGGGCCCGGGCGGCCAGGGGCGCGTCGCGCGTCGGAGAGCGGATCGAGGTCGAGGTCGGCCCGGTCGCCCACGGTGGGCACTGCGTCGCGCGGGTCCCGGCCGAGGCCCCCGCGGGTGACGAGCCGGCCCGCGACCGGGTGGTCTTCGTCCGCCACGCCCTGCCCGGCGAGCGGGTCGTCGTCGAGGTCACCGAGGGCTCCGACGGCGACAGCTTCTGGCGGGCCGACGCGGTGGAGGTCCTCGAGGCCTCCCCGGACCGGGTGCCGCCGCCGTGTCCCCACGCCCACCCCGGTGGCTGCGGCGGCTGCGACTTCCAGCACGTCGCCCCGGCGGCGCAGCGTGACCTGAAGGCGGCCGTGGTCCGTGAGCAGCTCTCCCGACTGGCCCGGATCGACCGCGAGGTCGAGGTCGAGGTGGTCCCGCCGACGCTCCGCTGGCGCACCCGGATGCGGTACGTCGAGCTGCCCGACGGCCGGCGCGGGCTGCACGAGCACCGCTCCGACCGGGTCGTCGAGATCGACGACTGCCTGATCGACGCCGGCGGCCAGGAGCCGGACGGCGGTGACCCGACGCTCGAGACCGTGGCCACGTCCTACGGCACCCACCAGTTCTCACTGGCGCCCGAGGGCTTCTGGCAGTCGCACCTGGAGGCCCCGCGCGTGCTCGTGGAGACCGTGATGCGCGGCCTGCGGCCCGCGCCGGGGGAGCGGGTGCTCGACCTGTACGCCGGGGTCGGGCTCTTCGCCGCCTTCCTCTCCGACGCCGTCGGGCCGACCGGCAAGGTGGTCGCGGTCGAGGGGGCCCGGGAGGCGTGCCGCCACGCCGGCGCCAACCTGGGTCGCGACCAGGTCAGGAGCCCGACCACCGTCGAGCACGGGACCGTCGAGCGGGTCCTGTCCACGTCGTACGACGAGCCGTTCGACCTGGTGGTCCTCGACCCGCCCCGCGAGGGTGCGCGCCGTGCCGTCGTCGAGCAGATCGTCGACCGCGCTCCCCGCGCCGTCGCCTACGTCGCCTGCGACCCCGCCGCGCTGGCCCGCGACCTGGCCACCTTCGCCGAGCTCGGCTACCCCCTCCGCGACCTCACCGCCTTCGACCTCTTCCCGATGACGCACCACATCGAGTGCGTGGCGGTGTTGGAACGGGAGCTGCGATCCCCGGTGCACCGGTGA